The Psychrosphaera ytuae genome includes a region encoding these proteins:
- a CDS encoding M23 family metallopeptidase has translation MKVLQKVQSRFLKSFSFAGTASVSASLVLGLVTALSLKSVSAFAADTAQTQTQSSPVIHQSSAITIKGHATQGGMIVGHATKAIEKVSIDGVKVPVHPNQLVFVFGFGRDAEANSELVIQYADSTELQLPMNVLQRDYKIDRVNGVAQKYVSPPASVTQRTKREAAAVYEARQKMTFRTDFMTAILKPAEGRISGVYGSQRVFNGVPKRPHFGLDIAAPTGTKVNAPWSGKVVFADPDLYYSGGTLIIDHGMGITSTYIHLSKLDVKVGDEIEQGQKIAEIGETGRVTGPHLDWRLNWFNRRLDPGLLLP, from the coding sequence ATGAAGGTGTTGCAAAAGGTGCAATCGCGTTTTCTTAAAAGTTTTAGTTTTGCGGGTACCGCTAGTGTATCCGCCTCACTCGTTTTGGGGCTAGTTACAGCCCTAAGTCTAAAAAGTGTTTCGGCCTTCGCTGCTGATACAGCTCAGACTCAAACTCAATCCTCACCTGTTATTCATCAATCCTCAGCAATAACGATAAAAGGTCACGCTACTCAAGGCGGAATGATCGTAGGTCATGCTACCAAAGCCATTGAAAAAGTGTCTATCGATGGCGTAAAAGTACCCGTACACCCTAACCAGTTAGTGTTTGTGTTTGGGTTTGGTCGTGATGCCGAAGCAAACTCCGAATTAGTTATTCAATACGCAGATTCAACAGAGCTTCAGTTGCCGATGAATGTTTTACAGCGTGATTATAAGATAGACCGGGTGAATGGCGTAGCGCAAAAGTATGTGTCTCCGCCTGCCTCCGTTACGCAGCGCACTAAGCGCGAAGCCGCTGCAGTTTATGAGGCAAGGCAAAAGATGACATTTAGAACCGACTTTATGACGGCTATTTTAAAACCTGCAGAAGGGCGGATCAGTGGTGTTTATGGTTCGCAACGAGTATTTAATGGCGTACCTAAAAGGCCGCATTTTGGTTTAGACATTGCAGCTCCTACGGGAACAAAAGTAAACGCACCATGGTCTGGTAAAGTGGTGTTTGCTGACCCTGATCTTTATTACTCAGGTGGTACGTTAATTATTGACCACGGCATGGGAATCACTTCGACCTATATTCATTTAAGTAAATTAGATGTCAAAGTAGGAGATGAAATTGAGCAAGGTCAAAAAATTGCAGAAATAGGGGAAACCGGAAGGGTAACCGGACCACATTTAGACTGGCGATTAAATTGGTTTAATCGCCGTCTAGATCCAGGTTTGCTATTGCCTTAA
- a CDS encoding M61 family metallopeptidase translates to MSDVKYTISVVDPLQHLFGIQIEFQPKSSEPVNLSLPNWLPGSYMIRDFAKHVLDFTAQDQDGPLLCTPTSKSSYSIEHNNKTITVSYHYYAFDLSVRKAYLDQQYGFINPASSCYQVDSHKDETCLVTIVKPSHYVAQHWVPAVGLTRTKDTELFSWGNYQATSYIDFTDYPILMGKLDIAKFEVEQVPHYMITAGQHFGDLSRVVNDLKPICEFQANVFGGLPSDVDQYLFLTMITDSGFGGLEHLNSTALVCSRYDIIKDSQPMTDGYETFLSLCSHEYFHTWNVKRLKPKEFIPFDLNREVYTEQLWFYEGMTSYFDDYSLVATNTISPQTYLNTLAKTLTRVRRGNGETRQSVTESSYFSWTKFYQQDHTAPDQITSYYSKGALIACFADLSIRQHSAGQKTLAHLMNEAWQQWGANGIGTTQAELESLFETYLSKADFETFKELLYRASRIDLSNMLAEVGIDLNYFPQSKPNQWFIDGASEYNPEQPEFWLGATLALENGLHTVKQVLNNSPAERAGIAVGDQLVAFNQIKLPATDVESWFKKVQRKDGNQIHYFRKDSLMCAHLELKPSPAFVAQLRLKHEDKAKTWLNS, encoded by the coding sequence ATGTCAGATGTCAAATATACGATTTCCGTTGTTGATCCACTTCAACATTTGTTCGGAATCCAAATAGAGTTCCAACCCAAATCTTCAGAGCCCGTAAATTTGTCTTTGCCAAACTGGTTACCTGGCAGTTACATGATCCGAGACTTCGCCAAACACGTTCTGGATTTCACTGCGCAAGACCAAGATGGTCCACTTCTTTGCACACCAACGTCTAAGTCTAGCTATTCAATAGAACACAACAACAAAACCATCACCGTAAGTTATCACTATTACGCATTTGATTTGAGTGTGCGAAAGGCATATTTAGATCAGCAATATGGTTTTATTAATCCTGCCAGCAGTTGTTATCAAGTCGACTCTCACAAAGACGAGACTTGCCTAGTGACTATTGTCAAACCAAGCCATTATGTTGCCCAACATTGGGTACCTGCGGTTGGCTTAACCAGAACCAAAGATACCGAGCTTTTCAGTTGGGGTAATTATCAAGCGACGAGCTACATCGACTTTACTGACTACCCAATTTTAATGGGAAAACTGGACATTGCTAAATTTGAAGTCGAACAAGTACCTCACTATATGATCACTGCAGGTCAGCACTTTGGAGACTTATCAAGGGTCGTAAATGACCTAAAACCTATTTGTGAATTTCAAGCCAACGTTTTTGGTGGCTTACCATCGGATGTAGACCAGTATTTGTTTTTAACGATGATCACCGACAGTGGCTTTGGTGGATTAGAACATTTAAATAGCACCGCACTGGTTTGCAGCCGCTATGACATTATTAAAGATTCACAGCCAATGACAGACGGTTATGAAACGTTCTTAAGCCTTTGTAGCCACGAATATTTTCACACATGGAATGTTAAACGCCTTAAACCGAAAGAGTTTATTCCGTTTGACCTGAATCGCGAAGTATACACAGAACAATTGTGGTTTTATGAAGGCATGACTTCTTACTTCGATGATTATAGCCTCGTTGCAACCAATACTATCTCGCCACAAACCTATTTAAACACCCTTGCTAAAACTTTGACGCGGGTTCGCAGAGGTAACGGTGAAACAAGACAATCTGTAACAGAAAGCAGTTACTTTAGTTGGACTAAATTTTATCAACAAGACCATACGGCACCTGACCAAATTACCAGTTATTATAGCAAAGGCGCGCTTATTGCTTGTTTTGCAGATTTATCGATTCGACAACACAGTGCCGGACAAAAAACATTAGCCCATTTGATGAATGAAGCTTGGCAACAATGGGGCGCGAATGGCATTGGTACTACTCAAGCAGAACTTGAATCGCTGTTTGAGACTTACCTCAGTAAAGCCGACTTTGAGACTTTTAAAGAGCTTTTATATCGGGCGTCTCGAATTGATTTATCAAACATGCTTGCCGAAGTTGGCATCGACTTAAATTACTTTCCACAATCCAAACCAAATCAATGGTTCATAGATGGTGCTTCTGAATACAACCCTGAACAACCTGAATTTTGGCTAGGTGCTACGTTAGCGCTGGAAAATGGTTTGCACACAGTTAAACAGGTGTTAAACAACAGTCCTGCAGAGCGCGCGGGCATCGCAGTCGGAGACCAGTTGGTCGCCTTTAACCAAATAAAGCTACCGGCAACAGACGTCGAAAGTTGGTTTAAGAAAGTGCAGCGAAAAGACGGAAATCAAATTCATTATTTTAGAAAAGATAGCCTAATGTGTGCACACTTAGAATTAAAACCAAGCCCTGCCTTCGTCGCACAGTTACGACTCAAACACGAAGACAAAGCCAAAACCTGGCTTAATTCGTAA
- a CDS encoding acyl-CoA thioesterase has product MEYSEKVQARINYATAYTTKTVFPGRTNHHNTLFGGEALAWMDEIAFVSATRFCRKPLVTISSNRVDFKEPIPEGTIVELVASIANIGRTSIVVEVNVFVEGMYQDDKHKAISGSFKFVALDEDRKPTPVLAGIEL; this is encoded by the coding sequence ATGGAATATTCTGAAAAAGTCCAAGCAAGAATCAATTATGCAACGGCCTACACAACCAAAACCGTGTTTCCAGGTCGTACCAATCATCACAATACCCTTTTTGGTGGTGAAGCTTTGGCTTGGATGGATGAAATTGCATTTGTCAGTGCAACGCGTTTTTGCCGCAAACCATTGGTTACTATTTCTTCCAACCGAGTTGATTTTAAAGAGCCAATTCCAGAAGGGACGATAGTGGAATTGGTCGCTAGTATTGCCAATATTGGTCGTACAAGTATTGTTGTCGAGGTAAATGTCTTTGTCGAGGGTATGTACCAAGATGATAAACACAAAGCCATCAGTGGTTCATTTAAATTTGTTGCGCTAGATGAAGATCGCAAGCCCACTCCTGTTTTAGCGGGCATTGAATTATAA
- a CDS encoding Mpo1 family 2-hydroxy fatty acid dioxygenase, whose product MKPLQTWLDEYGESHQNHTNKLIHYLCVPAIFMTVIGLLWSIPFPIETGLSWVNWSTALLAPALLFYFSLSLVLGLGMLLFSAICVAFLMWWQANMPVSVLFMSVAVFVIAWILQFIGHKIEGKKPSFFKDVQFLLIGPAWIFCHFVPTEKTKRAAH is encoded by the coding sequence ATGAAACCACTACAAACTTGGTTGGATGAATATGGCGAAAGCCACCAAAATCACACCAACAAATTGATCCACTATTTATGTGTTCCTGCAATATTCATGACGGTGATTGGGTTATTGTGGTCCATTCCATTTCCTATTGAAACGGGCCTATCCTGGGTAAATTGGTCAACCGCTTTACTCGCGCCAGCATTGTTATTTTATTTTTCCTTATCATTAGTGCTAGGACTGGGAATGTTACTGTTTTCAGCTATCTGTGTTGCCTTTTTAATGTGGTGGCAAGCCAACATGCCTGTGTCAGTTCTATTTATGTCTGTTGCCGTGTTTGTTATCGCTTGGATATTGCAGTTCATAGGTCATAAGATTGAGGGAAAAAAGCCGTCGTTTTTTAAAGATGTTCAGTTTTTATTAATTGGTCCTGCATGGATTTTCTGTCACTTTGTTCCGACAGAAAAAACCAAAAGAGCCGCACATTAG
- a CDS encoding sensor histidine kinase: MNVQKLLDERNQFFWVLHIGGWIGFALVHYIGSFVNDMRDAYIFIIISNAYLGAMLTLPLRYLYRRVWDMSPMWLVITILTASYFVGTLWGVLQNYSFFEFYRFGYTPSDWLGYFRNTLGSFYIVLCWSGLYFGIKYYQMLEKERQKALKAANMANQAQLKMLRYQLNPHFLFNTLNAISTLIMCEENKTANGMVSKLSDFLRYSLHTDPIKKVALKQEIKALSLYLEIEKIRFEDRLSVEWNVTEDAEQALVPSLLLQPLIENSIKYAIATMDDGGVISISAKTFGHDLLLEVKDNGPGLETSQKASKANKVNGVGVGIANTRERLLTLYDDHSFVLSSVEPTGLKVNIRIPLEFDTE, encoded by the coding sequence TTGAATGTTCAAAAGTTGCTCGACGAGCGAAACCAATTTTTTTGGGTGTTACATATTGGTGGATGGATAGGTTTTGCGTTAGTCCACTACATTGGCTCGTTTGTTAATGACATGCGTGACGCTTATATCTTCATTATCATATCCAATGCATACCTAGGCGCTATGTTGACCTTGCCATTGCGATACCTTTACCGCCGTGTTTGGGATATGTCGCCAATGTGGCTAGTCATTACTATCCTGACAGCGTCCTATTTTGTCGGTACGTTATGGGGTGTCTTACAAAATTACAGTTTTTTTGAGTTTTATCGATTTGGTTATACTCCATCCGATTGGCTTGGGTATTTTCGAAATACACTAGGTAGTTTTTATATTGTCTTGTGTTGGAGTGGTTTGTATTTCGGTATTAAGTATTACCAAATGCTTGAAAAAGAGCGACAAAAAGCTCTTAAAGCCGCTAATATGGCAAACCAAGCACAATTAAAAATGTTGCGTTACCAGCTGAATCCCCATTTTTTGTTTAACACGTTAAATGCAATTTCTACTCTGATAATGTGTGAGGAAAATAAAACAGCGAATGGGATGGTCAGTAAATTAAGTGACTTCTTGCGCTATTCACTGCACACAGATCCAATTAAAAAGGTTGCCTTAAAACAGGAAATTAAAGCGCTATCTCTCTATTTAGAGATAGAGAAGATAAGGTTTGAAGATCGCCTTAGCGTGGAGTGGAATGTCACTGAAGATGCCGAGCAGGCGTTAGTGCCAAGTTTGTTGTTACAACCACTTATCGAAAACTCGATTAAGTATGCTATTGCGACAATGGATGACGGTGGTGTGATTTCGATCAGTGCCAAAACATTTGGTCATGATTTGTTATTAGAAGTAAAAGACAATGGTCCAGGCCTAGAAACAAGTCAAAAGGCAAGTAAAGCGAATAAAGTAAATGGAGTAGGAGTAGGTATCGCAAATACTCGAGAACGACTTCTCACTCTTTATGACGATCACAGTTTTGTGTTGTCGTCTGTCGAACCAACAGGTTTAAAGGTCAACATACGGATTCCGCTGGAATTTGATACGGAGTAG
- a CDS encoding LytR/AlgR family response regulator transcription factor: MQNTIRTIIVDDEPLARKGLSMRLNKFEQIAVVEQCKNGQQAIEQIEALKPDLVFLDIQMPGMTGFEVLKNLQEASIKMPKIVFVTAYDQYALQAFEVHAIDYLLKPVDEDRLKECIEKVLAQFGGSADNDQQMKLVNMMAEITGADSDSILDSLAKGEPISVSDYRDYISVKDVGETTRISVHDVLWVDAAGDYMCVHCKDGETHILRKTMKQLETELNPKLFVRVHRSVLVKNDAVKKVLTLSNGEYVIQLNNEHEIRVSRSYREKVRSLFL; encoded by the coding sequence ATGCAAAATACAATTAGAACAATTATTGTCGATGATGAACCATTAGCGCGTAAGGGTTTGTCGATGCGCTTGAATAAGTTTGAGCAGATCGCCGTCGTCGAACAGTGCAAAAATGGCCAACAAGCAATAGAGCAAATTGAAGCGTTGAAGCCAGATTTAGTATTTTTAGATATTCAAATGCCGGGAATGACTGGATTTGAAGTATTAAAAAACCTGCAAGAAGCATCGATTAAAATGCCCAAAATTGTATTTGTAACTGCATATGACCAATATGCGTTGCAAGCGTTTGAAGTACATGCAATTGATTATCTGCTCAAGCCGGTTGATGAAGACCGCCTCAAAGAGTGTATTGAAAAAGTGCTGGCGCAATTTGGTGGCAGTGCCGACAATGACCAACAAATGAAACTGGTCAACATGATGGCAGAAATTACCGGAGCAGACTCTGATTCTATTTTGGATAGCCTGGCCAAAGGCGAGCCCATTTCGGTATCGGACTATCGCGATTATATTTCTGTGAAAGACGTTGGTGAAACTACTCGTATTTCTGTACACGATGTATTGTGGGTTGATGCAGCGGGTGATTACATGTGTGTTCATTGCAAAGATGGCGAAACCCATATATTACGTAAAACGATGAAACAACTCGAAACCGAATTAAACCCGAAATTATTCGTTCGAGTCCACCGTTCCGTTTTGGTTAAGAACGATGCGGTCAAAAAAGTTCTGACCTTGAGTAACGGTGAATATGTGATTCAATTAAACAACGAACACGAGATAAGGGTGAGCCGAAGCTACCGCGAAAAAGTCCGTTCTTTGTTTCTCTGA
- a CDS encoding GAF domain-containing protein has protein sequence MDKKEFYREIVMQASALCDGEPNRIANLANISAILFDRLEDINWAGFYLMADNLAGDGKELVLGPFQGKPACVRIPVGRGVCGTAVAENKTQLVEDVHAFEGHIACDAASNSEVVVPIEVNGQVVAVLDIDSPSLARFDQEDASGLELLVDMIQTNW, from the coding sequence TTGGATAAAAAAGAGTTTTACCGCGAAATCGTCATGCAAGCGTCAGCTTTGTGTGATGGCGAGCCTAATCGAATTGCAAATTTAGCGAATATCAGTGCTATATTATTTGACCGTCTAGAAGACATTAACTGGGCCGGTTTTTATCTTATGGCTGATAATTTAGCCGGAGATGGTAAAGAGTTAGTTCTTGGGCCATTCCAGGGTAAACCCGCTTGCGTAAGAATTCCGGTCGGGCGCGGAGTCTGTGGAACGGCTGTTGCAGAAAATAAAACACAATTGGTTGAAGACGTTCATGCGTTTGAAGGTCACATAGCGTGTGATGCAGCAAGCAACTCAGAAGTAGTAGTGCCGATCGAAGTTAACGGTCAAGTTGTCGCTGTTTTGGATATTGACAGTCCATCACTAGCTAGGTTTGACCAAGAAGACGCTAGCGGCCTTGAGCTGTTGGTGGATATGATCCAAACTAACTGGTAA
- a CDS encoding VIT1/CCC1 transporter family protein → MKELVDVRDFLVGIEIVGDWDGEEEEVVERINELIYIAYGMLPDHADQFMAEQLFDELWEAVAGQDFIIENELDELESWVTSFVREKLDEIEND, encoded by the coding sequence ATGAAAGAGCTGGTTGATGTTCGCGACTTTTTAGTCGGTATCGAAATAGTCGGTGATTGGGATGGCGAGGAAGAAGAGGTCGTTGAGCGAATCAACGAGCTTATTTATATTGCATACGGAATGCTCCCAGATCACGCAGACCAGTTTATGGCTGAGCAATTGTTTGACGAGTTATGGGAAGCCGTTGCCGGTCAAGATTTTATAATCGAAAACGAATTAGATGAACTTGAGAGCTGGGTTACCAGTTTTGTTCGCGAAAAATTAGATGAAATAGAGAACGATTGA
- the proQ gene encoding RNA chaperone ProQ, whose product MMQSQQKTDLKVVIEFLATKFPSSFSIKGEAKPLKIGIFADIAERITEEDPVSKTQVRHALRRYTNSWRYLEAVKKGGMRVDLDGNDVEELTAEHVEHATTQLAESKAKFDEKRKANSKKDAPKRPAKSVKNPPKRKAKPAPTKAKEEQPAKELVSNEDFSVGKSVLVKLGMKPMAATIVETSKDEVSVQLSSGMVMKVTKDSIFKA is encoded by the coding sequence TTGATGCAATCTCAACAAAAAACAGATTTAAAAGTAGTAATAGAGTTTTTAGCCACTAAGTTTCCTAGTAGCTTCAGCATAAAAGGCGAAGCAAAGCCATTAAAAATTGGTATTTTTGCGGACATTGCAGAACGTATTACTGAAGAAGATCCAGTGTCAAAGACACAAGTTCGTCATGCGTTACGTCGCTACACCAATAGTTGGAGATATCTAGAGGCGGTTAAAAAAGGCGGCATGCGAGTTGACCTTGACGGTAATGATGTCGAAGAATTAACGGCTGAACACGTTGAGCACGCAACGACTCAATTGGCTGAAAGCAAGGCTAAATTTGACGAAAAGCGCAAAGCGAATAGCAAAAAAGACGCACCAAAGCGTCCAGCTAAATCAGTTAAAAACCCTCCAAAGCGAAAAGCAAAACCTGCTCCAACTAAAGCCAAAGAAGAACAGCCAGCAAAAGAACTCGTTTCAAATGAAGACTTTTCTGTGGGCAAATCCGTATTAGTTAAGCTAGGTATGAAACCAATGGCCGCGACGATTGTCGAAACCTCAAAAGATGAAGTTTCTGTTCAATTGTCTTCAGGAATGGTCATGAAGGTAACAAAGGACAGTATTTTTAAAGCATAG
- the prc gene encoding carboxy terminal-processing peptidase, with amino-acid sequence MQTVKHVFTSSIIATALFSALVWADSKDANLDDFVVPDLAQESQHKVASKRITAWFSRSHYKKVKLNDDLSAKVYDRFLRNLDYNKSLFLKSDIEKFDKYKFQFDEGISLGQLGFAFDLYEESLTRRVERYRQAIKWLETPFDFTKKEVFYYDREDADWASKTEELDEYWRQKLKYDALNLKLAGKDEAGIKETLTKRYTNTIRRLTQTQNEDAFQLVMNSFARSIEAHTSYLSPRRADRFKVEMNLELEGIGAVLQPVDEFTVIRSLVPGGPADKTNQLKPEDKIIGVAQGEDDFVDIVGWRLDDVIELIKGKKGTEVRLQVVRGENISGNSKQVSIIRDKVRLEDRAADSQVFESKIGELNAKVGVVTIPSFYNNLSEDVKKQVKKLKDQNIEGLIIDLRGNGGGSLSEASLLTGLFIDKGPVVQIRNSVGNISQRGDYDGKTYYDGPLTVLVDRYSASASEIFAAALQDYGRALVVGEQTFGKGTVQEHRGIGRAFDSFDNKLGSIQFTVAKFYRIDGGSTQNKGVVPDILFPSAIDASEWGESQEENALPWDNIRPARYKPLATISSQIKRLDERHKARISKEPEFNYLNDDIVEYKEQKDQNFVSLNEAERIAERDEGKAKRLKRVNERLARLGLEPVSSLEDDLPEVLEELDPFLEETARIVADLIETGQFALVSK; translated from the coding sequence ATGCAGACAGTTAAGCACGTATTTACCAGCTCAATCATTGCAACCGCTTTATTCTCGGCTCTTGTTTGGGCTGACAGTAAAGACGCAAATCTCGATGATTTTGTCGTACCGGATTTGGCACAGGAATCCCAACACAAGGTCGCTTCAAAGAGAATTACAGCTTGGTTTTCGCGCTCTCATTATAAAAAAGTGAAGCTGAACGACGATCTGTCTGCAAAAGTTTATGACCGATTTTTAAGAAACTTAGATTACAACAAAAGTTTATTTTTAAAGTCGGATATCGAAAAATTCGACAAATACAAATTCCAGTTTGATGAAGGCATTAGCCTAGGCCAACTGGGCTTTGCATTTGATCTATACGAAGAGTCGCTGACTCGTCGTGTAGAACGTTATCGCCAAGCGATAAAGTGGTTGGAAACGCCTTTTGATTTTACTAAAAAAGAGGTCTTTTATTACGACCGTGAAGACGCTGACTGGGCAAGCAAAACCGAAGAGCTTGATGAATATTGGCGTCAAAAATTAAAGTACGATGCGTTAAATCTAAAGCTAGCAGGCAAAGATGAAGCGGGTATCAAAGAAACGTTAACAAAGCGTTATACCAATACCATAAGACGACTGACTCAAACGCAAAATGAAGATGCCTTTCAGCTGGTGATGAATTCTTTTGCTCGCAGTATTGAAGCACATACTTCTTACCTTTCACCTCGTCGTGCAGATCGATTCAAAGTTGAGATGAATCTTGAACTTGAGGGAATTGGTGCGGTTCTGCAACCAGTAGACGAATTTACCGTAATTAGAAGCTTAGTACCTGGTGGCCCAGCAGATAAAACGAACCAGCTTAAGCCAGAAGATAAAATTATCGGTGTCGCTCAAGGCGAAGATGATTTTGTTGATATCGTTGGCTGGCGTTTAGATGACGTAATCGAATTGATCAAAGGCAAAAAAGGCACAGAAGTTCGACTGCAAGTTGTTCGTGGCGAAAACATTTCTGGAAATTCAAAACAAGTTTCTATTATTCGCGACAAGGTCCGCTTAGAAGACCGTGCAGCTGATTCTCAAGTATTTGAATCTAAAATTGGTGAGTTGAATGCTAAAGTGGGTGTGGTAACCATACCTAGTTTTTACAACAACTTATCAGAAGACGTTAAAAAACAAGTCAAAAAGCTAAAAGATCAAAACATTGAAGGCCTCATTATCGACCTTCGCGGCAACGGCGGTGGCTCATTGTCTGAAGCTTCGTTATTAACCGGCTTATTTATCGATAAAGGCCCTGTTGTCCAAATTCGAAATAGCGTTGGTAATATTAGCCAACGTGGTGATTATGACGGCAAGACTTATTATGACGGCCCGTTAACAGTGTTAGTCGACCGATATAGTGCGTCAGCGTCTGAGATTTTCGCTGCGGCGTTACAAGACTACGGAAGAGCACTAGTAGTGGGTGAGCAAACCTTTGGCAAGGGTACAGTGCAAGAGCACCGTGGCATAGGCCGTGCCTTTGATAGTTTCGATAACAAGCTAGGTTCAATTCAATTTACAGTTGCCAAGTTTTATCGTATTGATGGCGGAAGTACACAAAACAAAGGCGTCGTTCCAGACATTTTATTCCCTTCTGCAATCGATGCGTCTGAATGGGGTGAAAGCCAGGAAGAAAACGCATTGCCTTGGGATAATATTCGTCCAGCACGCTATAAGCCATTGGCGACAATTTCTAGTCAGATTAAACGACTTGATGAGCGTCATAAGGCTCGAATTAGTAAAGAGCCAGAGTTTAATTACTTAAATGACGATATCGTCGAGTACAAAGAGCAAAAAGATCAGAACTTTGTTTCTTTAAATGAAGCTGAGCGCATAGCTGAACGCGATGAAGGCAAAGCGAAGCGACTAAAACGAGTTAATGAACGTTTAGCTCGGTTAGGACTTGAGCCAGTTTCGTCATTAGAAGATGATTTGCCAGAAGTATTAGAAGAACTAGATCCGTTTTTAGAAGAAACTGCCCGAATTGTGGCTGATTTGATTGAAACGGGTCAATTTGCGTTAGTTTCAAAATAG
- a CDS encoding sodium-dependent transporter, protein MTTSVDHGQWSSRLAFILAATGSAVGLGNIWKFPYIMGENGGGAFVIVYLLCILSIGIPVMMAEVLIGRRGRQSPGNSVRTLALEACANTKWSVVGWVGILAGFLILSFYAVIAGWAVSYIFEAGSGSFVGASPEKIQGIFNDLLASPGKLVAWTTVVLGITGIIVGKGLKDGLEKAVTYLMPSMFVLLLIIAGYAAINGDFGATIQFMFYPDFSKLTYSGVLIALGHAFFTLSLASGAMMIYGAYLPQKTSISQSVMAIAIADTVIALIAGIAIYPIVFGNGLEATAGPGLVFVSLPIAFGQMWGGTIFGTIFFVMLGFAAFTSAIAMVESAVAWLVERLALERGKAALIAVLSLWLVSMLTVFSFTGAEWAKLDFVFVGKHVNNYFELIDHLTADVLLPLGGLATAIFVAWVMKRDVVQEELNLSDGKFGIWYVTLRWFTPIAILFVFLNLIGIVSFGG, encoded by the coding sequence ATGACAACCAGCGTTGATCATGGTCAATGGTCAAGTAGACTCGCGTTTATTTTGGCGGCGACTGGCTCTGCAGTAGGGCTGGGTAATATTTGGAAATTTCCATACATCATGGGCGAAAACGGCGGTGGCGCTTTTGTTATCGTTTACCTCCTTTGTATCTTATCAATCGGTATTCCAGTCATGATGGCTGAGGTTTTGATTGGCCGTCGCGGTCGACAAAGCCCTGGAAACTCAGTGCGTACACTCGCATTGGAAGCTTGTGCAAATACCAAGTGGAGTGTCGTAGGCTGGGTAGGAATTTTAGCTGGTTTTCTAATCCTTTCTTTTTATGCAGTAATTGCAGGTTGGGCGGTTTCTTATATTTTCGAAGCTGGTTCTGGTAGCTTTGTTGGTGCATCTCCTGAAAAAATCCAAGGTATTTTCAACGATTTACTTGCTAGTCCTGGAAAATTAGTTGCTTGGACGACAGTAGTCTTGGGTATCACCGGCATTATCGTGGGCAAGGGTTTAAAAGATGGCTTAGAAAAAGCCGTGACCTACTTGATGCCTTCGATGTTTGTGTTGTTGTTAATCATTGCCGGTTATGCCGCAATTAACGGTGACTTTGGTGCAACGATTCAATTTATGTTCTACCCAGACTTTTCAAAACTAACTTATTCAGGTGTTTTGATTGCGTTAGGGCATGCATTTTTTACATTGAGCTTAGCGTCAGGCGCAATGATGATTTATGGTGCTTACCTTCCACAGAAAACCAGTATTTCTCAGAGTGTAATGGCAATTGCCATCGCTGATACAGTCATTGCATTGATTGCAGGTATAGCCATTTATCCTATTGTGTTTGGTAATGGCTTAGAAGCGACGGCGGGGCCAGGTTTGGTGTTCGTAAGTTTGCCTATTGCCTTTGGCCAAATGTGGGGTGGTACGATATTTGGTACTATTTTCTTCGTAATGTTGGGCTTTGCTGCGTTTACCTCTGCCATAGCTATGGTTGAGTCGGCAGTCGCTTGGTTAGTCGAAAGGTTAGCATTAGAACGTGGTAAAGCGGCTTTAATTGCAGTGTTGAGTCTTTGGTTAGTCAGTATGCTGACGGTATTCTCATTTACCGGAGCAGAGTGGGCAAAACTCGATTTTGTGTTTGTTGGTAAACACGTCAACAACTACTTTGAGCTAATCGATCACCTGACTGCAGATGTGTTGTTACCTCTAGGCGGTTTGGCGACAGCAATTTTTGTTGCCTGGGTAATGAAACGAGATGTGGTACAAGAAGAACTAAATTTATCTGACGGTAAGTTTGGTATTTGGTACGTGACACTTCGCTGGTTTACACCAATCGCTATTTTATTCGTATTTCTTAACTTGATAGGTATCGTTAGCTTTGGCGGCTAA